In a single window of the Coprothermobacter proteolyticus DSM 5265 genome:
- the buk gene encoding butyrate kinase yields MNRLEKFILVINPGSTSTKLALFRALENEVEVAVEENVSVPVDLLEQKPHYVDQIDFRLQQVLEFIDKHGVRSDQILCIASRGGPIKPLPAGTYQITKEIEQDIMQERILSPHSSLIGPVVAFRLSQEWGVPAYFTDPVSVDEFIPEAKISGLPEIPRYSALHALNLRAVARKYAESKGKSIDELTAVIAHLGGGFSIAALEKGKLIDSTNPNEEGPFQLERAGSLPVSDFVNYIYENWPDQKNLRRRISGKGGLVAYFGTNDFREILKLAKEDKDKALVLESMYYQVAKYIAAMNAVLRNEAEVIIFTGGIVYNDEAVDGIKRYSSWLKKPYAIYPGGYEMEALATGAFRAFKGIEPLRVYGGTD; encoded by the coding sequence GTGAACCGTTTGGAGAAGTTTATACTGGTGATTAATCCTGGGTCTACTTCTACGAAATTAGCACTGTTTCGAGCTTTGGAGAATGAAGTTGAAGTTGCAGTTGAAGAAAATGTTTCGGTGCCCGTAGACCTATTAGAGCAGAAGCCTCACTACGTCGATCAAATTGACTTCAGACTACAGCAGGTATTGGAGTTCATTGACAAACACGGTGTTAGATCTGACCAAATACTTTGCATCGCATCCCGTGGTGGTCCCATAAAACCATTGCCTGCTGGAACCTATCAAATCACCAAAGAAATAGAACAGGACATAATGCAGGAGCGCATATTAAGCCCTCACAGCTCACTCATAGGACCTGTTGTGGCCTTTAGGCTTTCTCAGGAGTGGGGTGTTCCCGCTTATTTCACTGATCCAGTATCGGTGGACGAATTCATACCTGAGGCTAAGATCAGTGGATTGCCCGAGATTCCACGCTACAGTGCGCTTCATGCTCTCAATTTAAGAGCTGTGGCAAGAAAGTACGCTGAATCCAAAGGAAAATCAATAGATGAACTTACGGCAGTGATAGCCCATTTGGGTGGCGGTTTTAGCATTGCTGCCCTAGAAAAGGGAAAGCTCATCGACTCAACTAACCCCAATGAAGAGGGCCCTTTTCAGCTAGAAAGGGCAGGTTCTTTGCCAGTCTCGGACTTCGTAAATTACATCTACGAGAATTGGCCTGATCAAAAGAATTTACGAAGACGTATATCTGGGAAAGGCGGGTTAGTAGCCTATTTTGGCACAAACGATTTTAGAGAAATACTAAAGCTTGCAAAAGAGGATAAAGACAAAGCTTTGGTGCTTGAGAGCATGTATTACCAGGTTGCAAAGTACATAGCTGCCATGAACGCAGTGCTTCGGAATGAGGCTGAAGTTATCATCTTCACCGGAGGTATTGTCTACAATGACGAGGCTGTGGATGGAATAAAGCGGTACAGCAGTTGGCTTAAAAAACCTTATGCCATTTACCCTGGTGGGTACGAGATGGAAGCTTTGGCGACCGGTGCGTTTAGAGCTTTTAAGGGTATTGAACCTTTACGTGTTTATGGGGGTACCGACTAA
- a CDS encoding phosphate acyltransferase, whose translation MAINSLQSLLDMAKKSKNQRVAVAGFDEESKQAIEIAANELGLAFTVFDWRFHGEMGLPSQVEFVNCSSPEESAFQAAKAVSNGHCSIVMKGFVSTSTFLKAILDKSLSLRGKGLMSHLALFEVPTYHKIIGVTDGGMIIAPDLEQKVQIIENAVSFFDAMHYEQIKVAVLCAEERPNPNMPCTLDAAVLRTMSERGEFGKNVLVDGPLAFDLAFSARAAQVKGVSSPVAGDADVLLVPDIEAGNLLGKSFSFLCGGKMAGLVLGANCPVILPSRSDSDENKFYSIVAAVAFTGGAQ comes from the coding sequence ATGGCTATAAACAGTTTACAGAGCTTGCTGGACATGGCAAAGAAAAGTAAAAATCAGAGAGTAGCTGTTGCAGGCTTTGACGAGGAATCAAAGCAAGCCATAGAAATAGCTGCAAATGAGCTAGGCTTGGCATTTACGGTATTTGATTGGCGCTTCCATGGAGAAATGGGACTGCCGTCGCAGGTGGAGTTTGTGAATTGTTCATCTCCTGAGGAAAGTGCGTTTCAAGCAGCAAAAGCAGTTTCCAATGGACATTGTTCCATAGTTATGAAAGGGTTTGTAAGCACTTCAACCTTTTTAAAGGCCATATTGGATAAGAGTTTATCGTTGAGGGGCAAGGGGCTTATGTCTCATTTGGCCCTTTTCGAGGTCCCCACATATCACAAAATCATTGGTGTGACTGATGGTGGCATGATAATAGCTCCCGATTTAGAGCAGAAGGTTCAAATAATTGAAAATGCTGTGTCGTTTTTTGATGCGATGCATTACGAGCAAATCAAGGTTGCTGTTCTCTGCGCTGAAGAAAGGCCGAATCCCAACATGCCCTGCACCTTGGATGCTGCAGTTTTGAGAACGATGAGTGAGCGTGGTGAGTTTGGCAAGAACGTACTAGTAGACGGACCATTGGCTTTTGACTTGGCTTTTAGCGCTAGAGCTGCTCAAGTAAAAGGTGTGAGCTCACCAGTAGCAGGCGATGCGGACGTGCTGCTTGTTCCTGATATTGAAGCTGGTAATCTGCTGGGCAAAAGTTTTTCTTTCCTCTGTGGAGGTAAAATGGCGGGGTTGGTGTTAGGTGCAAATTGTCCTGTAATTTTGCCGTCGCGTTCTGACAGCGACGAGAACAAGTTTTATTCAATCGTGGCAGCTGTTGCCTTCACAGGAGGTGCTCAGTAA
- the buk gene encoding butyrate kinase: MGFQILTINPGSTSTKVAWFDDDKLVWKDSVEHDAVTLSQFPSIAAQFELRASEVEKAVEKHGSDLNTLDAVVGRGGLLRPISSGVYSVNETMLKELIDARYGEHASNLGAPIAHAIASKVGCPAFIVDPVVVDEMDDISRLSGWPELPRKSIFHALNQKAVARRVARDFFSVPYEQLNLIVAHLGGGISIGAHKKGRVVDVNNALGGEGPMSPERAGTLPIMKLADYLYEHKPDRKEFSKKLVGKGGWVAHLGTNSGKDLEERVKNGDEHAILILKATGYQISKWIAQMAVALAGEVDGIIITGGLAYIPELVDFIQERVLWIAPVFVVPGEDEMLALAEGALRVLRGQEEAKTY, from the coding sequence ATGGGATTTCAAATATTAACCATAAACCCGGGTTCTACAAGTACGAAAGTTGCCTGGTTTGATGATGATAAGTTGGTTTGGAAGGATTCAGTGGAGCACGATGCTGTAACGCTGTCACAGTTTCCTAGTATTGCTGCTCAGTTTGAACTGAGAGCTTCAGAAGTGGAAAAAGCCGTAGAAAAGCACGGCAGTGATTTGAATACCCTCGATGCTGTTGTGGGACGTGGCGGTTTGCTTCGCCCCATCTCCAGTGGTGTGTATAGTGTGAATGAGACCATGCTTAAAGAGCTTATCGATGCACGCTATGGTGAGCATGCATCAAACTTAGGCGCTCCCATTGCCCATGCTATAGCATCAAAAGTCGGGTGTCCTGCTTTCATTGTTGACCCGGTAGTAGTTGACGAAATGGATGACATTTCCAGGCTTAGCGGTTGGCCTGAACTTCCTCGAAAGAGTATTTTTCATGCTCTAAATCAGAAAGCAGTTGCTCGTCGCGTGGCAAGGGATTTTTTCTCAGTACCTTATGAACAGCTCAATCTCATAGTAGCTCACCTAGGTGGTGGCATTAGCATTGGCGCTCACAAAAAGGGACGCGTTGTGGATGTGAATAACGCTCTTGGTGGAGAAGGACCTATGAGCCCTGAAAGAGCAGGGACCCTGCCCATCATGAAACTGGCAGATTATCTGTACGAGCACAAACCTGATAGAAAAGAGTTTTCTAAGAAGCTCGTTGGTAAAGGTGGATGGGTAGCCCACCTAGGAACAAATAGTGGTAAAGATCTAGAGGAACGTGTAAAAAATGGAGATGAACATGCAATACTTATCCTAAAAGCCACCGGTTATCAAATTAGTAAGTGGATAGCTCAGATGGCTGTGGCGCTAGCAGGGGAAGTAGACGGAATAATCATAACAGGCGGGCTGGCATATATCCCTGAGTTAGTTGACTTTATTCAGGAAAGAGTCCTCTGGATCGCTCCTGTTTTTGTTGTGCCTGGAGAGGATGAAATGCTGGCTTTAGCAGAAGGCGCTCTTAGAGTGCTACGAGGACAGGAGGAAGCGAAGACATACTAG
- a CDS encoding nucleoside/nucleotide kinase family protein, whose translation MIAQLSTFFDEESLIALTGPRGSGKTEIAINLMANFDNVQVYDADMYKPLMRARDVAMGDRREGSINPQWKYMDTPVIEYTPEVWLKQGLKVVLDMGGGELGLVPLTTMKNLLRDRNILFYVVVNPYRPQAEFLVRRVLSMLPEPPNFILNPHLLDETDADVVLHGLELYKEMHLPEPSILVLLEQVAKEVEKVVDLPLFPIRRYLQMEV comes from the coding sequence ATGATTGCTCAATTAAGCACGTTTTTCGATGAGGAGAGTTTGATTGCGCTAACAGGACCTCGTGGTTCAGGTAAGACAGAAATTGCAATTAACTTGATGGCGAATTTCGACAATGTTCAGGTTTACGACGCTGACATGTACAAACCTTTGATGAGAGCTCGAGATGTCGCAATGGGCGACCGAAGGGAAGGAAGTATAAACCCTCAGTGGAAATACATGGATACACCTGTTATTGAATATACTCCTGAAGTATGGTTGAAACAAGGACTTAAAGTAGTTCTGGACATGGGTGGTGGCGAACTTGGACTGGTTCCCTTAACCACCATGAAGAACTTGCTGCGGGATAGGAACATATTGTTTTACGTAGTGGTTAATCCTTATAGGCCGCAAGCAGAGTTTTTGGTAAGACGTGTTCTGTCCATGCTTCCTGAACCACCGAATTTTATTCTGAATCCACATCTATTGGATGAAACGGATGCGGATGTGGTTCTCCATGGTTTGGAACTTTATAAGGAAATGCACTTGCCTGAGCCAAGCATTTTGGTACTGTTGGAACAAGTGGCTAAAGAGGTCGAGAAGGTGGTAGATTTACCACTTTTCCCAATAAGAAGATATTTGCAAATGGAGGTGTAA
- a CDS encoding 4Fe-4S dicluster domain-containing protein produces MSEQALKVVIDEELCKQCELCVAICPMHVLRISSKINSKGFHPAELFDNDKCISCGFCAMTCPERAIAVYKPEVEKA; encoded by the coding sequence ATGAGTGAACAGGCTCTGAAAGTTGTCATCGATGAAGAGCTATGCAAGCAATGCGAGCTCTGTGTCGCAATTTGTCCCATGCATGTGCTGAGGATTTCTAGCAAAATAAACAGCAAAGGTTTCCACCCTGCAGAGCTTTTTGACAATGACAAATGCATAAGCTGTGGATTTTGTGCTATGACATGCCCTGAAAGGGCTATCGCTGTTTACAAGCCGGAGGTGGAAAAAGCATGA